A genomic stretch from Solanum stenotomum isolate F172 chromosome 8, ASM1918654v1, whole genome shotgun sequence includes:
- the LOC125872135 gene encoding GDSL esterase/lipase 5-like, with product MALISSLCIFVLVAHFATTIVCHERPHQAALFVFGDSIFDPGNNNYINTIASFQANYFPYGESFFKYPTGRNSNGRLIPDFIAEYANLPFIPPYFEIGKKPFVHGVNFASGGSGCLSETARGFVIDLKTQLKYFQNVAQLLKKKVGETESKQILSNAVYIFSTGSNDFFAPLLANSTFPYSDTEYIQMIMGNLTSVLKGIYKEGGRKFVMLNLGPLGCVPLVRALNLQIGVTNGSCMEKATNLAKMFNSALPEMLKKLEKQLPGFKYTIFNFFKVVADSIDNPTKYGLKISETACCGTGPFRGIHSCGGKRQVKEYELCENVKDYLFFDSVHPVSRPTKNTRNYYGMELQTL from the exons ATGGCTTTGATCTCAAGTTTGTGCATCTTTGTTTTGGTCGCACATTTTGCCACCACAATTGTGTGCCATGAAAGACCTCATCAAGCTGCCCTTTTCGTGTTCGGGGATTCAATTTTTGATCCTGGAAATAATAATTACATCAACACCATTGCTAGCTTCCAAGCAAATTACTTCCCTTATGGAGAATCATTCTTCAAGTACCCTACTGGCAGGAACTCCAATGGACGCCTCATTCCTGATTTTATTG CTGAATATGCTAATTTGCCATTTATTCCGCCGTATTTTGAAATTGGGAAGAAACCTTTCGTTCATGGAGTAAACTTTGCATC NGGTGGTTCTGGTTGTTTGTCTGAAACCGCTCGTGGCTTT GTTATAGATCTTAAAACACAGTTGAAGTATTTCCAAAACGTGGCTCAACtgttgaagaagaaagtggGTGAAACAGAGTCCAAACAGATTCTCTCCAATGCTGTATATATATTTAGCACTGGCAGTAATGATTTCTTTGCCCCTTTATTAGCAAATTCGACTTTTCCATATTCCGATACAGAATATATACAGATGATTATGGGCAACTTGACTTCTGTTTTAAAG GGAATTTATAAGGAAGGAGGGAGAAAGTTTGTGATGCTTAATTTGGGTCCATTAGGTTGTGTCCCTTTAGTGAGAGCTCTCAACCTTCAAATTGGAGTTACAAATGGGAGTTGCATGGAGAAGGCCACAAACTTGGCCAAAATGTTCAATTCAGCTCTCCCAGAAATGCTCAAAAAACTAGAGAAGCAATTGCCTGGATTTAAGTATACAATATTCAACTTCTTCAAAGTAGTTGCAGATAGCATTGATAATCCAACAAAATATG GTTTGAAAATATCAGAGACGGCTTGTTGTGGAACGGGTCCATTTCGAGGGATTCATAGCTGTGGAGGGAAGAGGCAGGTAAAAGAGTACGAGTTATGTGAAAATGTGAAAGATTACTTGTTTTTCGACTCTGTTCATCCAGTGAGCAGGCCTACCAAAAATACACGGAATTATTATGGAATGGAACTCCAGACGTTGTAG
- the LOC125873490 gene encoding uncharacterized protein LOC125873490, with amino-acid sequence MTNSNQVNVGTVSAATTSVAYNRSTAALALTEKPRFINENVPIMSDETPVEERFLVTEAWTHSDFLCKNYILSSLQDVLYNVYSSVKTSKELWDALEKKYKTKDAGMKKFIVAKFLDYKKIDSKTVVTQVQEPQVIIHDLLAEDLMVRLRIKEDNKAAAKRSRGNSAISEVNIVEEDPTKSKKSKKASGPKSNPPKKKFNENCFNCGKRGHRATECRGPKEEKKNDQANLFESKEEMNDLCAILSECNLVENLRE; translated from the exons ATGACAAATTCAAATCAAGTAAATGTTGGAACAGTGAGTGCTGCAACAACATCGGTTGCATATAATCGTTCAACTGCTGCCCTTGCACTGACTGAGAAACCT AGGTTCATTAATGAGAATGTTCCTATTATGTCGGATGAAACTCCGGTCGAAGAACGATTCTTGGTGACAGAAGCATGGACACATTCagattttttgtgtaaaaattatattctaagTAGCCTGCAAGATGTTCTGTACAATGTGTATAGTAGTGTTAAGACCTCAAAAGAACTTTGGGATGCTTTAGAAAAGAAGTATAAAACAAAAGATGCCGGAATGAAGAAGTTCATTGTGGCAAAGTTTTTGGACTATAAGAAGATAGACAGTAAGACCGTCGTCACCCAAGTTCAAGAACCGCAGGTCATAATCCATGATCTCCTTGctgaag ATCTCATGGTAAGACTGAGAATCAAAGAGGATAACAAGGCCGCGGCAAAGAGGTCGCGTGGTAATTCAGCAATATCTGaagttaatattgttgaagaagatcccacaaaatcaaagaaaagcaAGAAAGCCTCTGGTCCAAAGagcaatcctcctaagaagaaattcaatgaAAATTGCTTCAATTGTGGCAAACGTGGTCATAGGGCTACTGAATGTCGGGGTCCCAAGGAGGAAAAGAAGAATGATCAAGCAAATTTGTTTGAATCCAAAGAAGAGATGAATGATCTCTGTGCAATTCTTTCAGAATGCAACTTGGTTGAAAATCTAAGAGAATGA